One window of Botrimarina mediterranea genomic DNA carries:
- a CDS encoding YggS family pyridoxal phosphate-dependent enzyme, producing the protein MLGSDLDAVVRGNVERVREQVAAACEAARRSVGDVTLVGVSKYVGPPETAALVRAGCTVLGESRPQLLWSKAEAPEVFGLPIQWRMIGHLQRNKVDRTVSVAAAIDSVDSLRLLKAVNDAAAAAGKTMAVLLEVNESGDAEKHGFAADDLPAMLGELGAYRNVQVEGLMTMAAREGDRDTARHNFAALRELRDRVATPNLPLRELSMGMSGDFHEAILEGSTMVRIGSALWEGVL; encoded by the coding sequence ATGTTAGGCTCCGACCTCGACGCCGTTGTTCGTGGCAATGTCGAGCGGGTTCGTGAGCAGGTCGCGGCGGCATGCGAGGCGGCGAGGCGATCGGTAGGCGACGTGACGCTTGTCGGCGTCAGCAAGTACGTTGGCCCTCCAGAAACGGCGGCGCTGGTGCGGGCGGGCTGCACAGTGCTCGGTGAGTCACGACCGCAGCTCTTGTGGTCGAAGGCCGAGGCGCCGGAGGTTTTCGGTTTGCCGATCCAGTGGCGGATGATTGGCCACCTGCAACGGAACAAAGTGGACCGCACCGTTTCAGTGGCTGCGGCGATCGATAGCGTCGATTCGCTCCGCTTGCTCAAAGCGGTGAACGACGCGGCCGCCGCTGCGGGTAAGACAATGGCGGTGCTGCTAGAGGTCAATGAGTCGGGCGACGCCGAGAAGCACGGCTTCGCTGCCGACGACTTGCCGGCGATGCTCGGGGAACTCGGCGCCTACCGGAACGTCCAAGTGGAGGGCCTGATGACGATGGCCGCCCGCGAGGGGGACCGCGACACGGCCCGCCACAACTTCGCCGCGCTGCGAGAGCTTAGAGACCGCGTCGCCACGCCCAACCTTCCTCTCAGAGAACTATCGATGGGCATGTCGGGCGACTTCCACGAAGCGATCCTCGAAGGCTCAACGATGGTCCGCATCGGCTCGGCCCTCTGGGAAGGAGTTTTATGA
- a CDS encoding flavodoxin/ferredoxin-dependent (E)-4-hydroxy-3-methylbut-2-enyl-diphosphate synthase — MVEIKRNPTRPVRIGSITIGADNVIAVQSMTATSTQDIDATVALVNRMADGGPGVGADVVRIAVDSKADAAALAEIRKQTTANLSVDLQENYRLAELVAPHVDKLRYNPGHLYHHERDKPWQEKVAYLIGVARDNDCAIRVGVNCGSVDPAKKAKYAPEDSIGPMLESALDHCAYLDELGFTRYCVSLKDSDPKLVVEVNTRFAEARPDVPIHLGVTEAGIPPEGVIKTRIAFEQLISKGIGDTLRVSLTVPNHRKREEIEAGRSIVADIYAGRVRSVVDYGLPTMNIISCPSCSRVENEAFVELAEKVKEMTRYAKDHAITIAVMGCRVNGPGETDDADLGLWCGPNFVNLKRGEEELGRFGYDEILPRLKSELDALIAAGF, encoded by the coding sequence ATGGTTGAGATCAAGCGAAACCCTACACGTCCCGTCAGAATCGGCTCGATCACGATCGGCGCCGACAACGTGATCGCCGTGCAGAGCATGACGGCGACCAGCACGCAGGACATCGACGCCACGGTGGCGCTAGTGAATCGGATGGCGGACGGCGGGCCGGGCGTTGGCGCCGATGTAGTGCGGATCGCTGTCGATAGTAAGGCCGACGCCGCGGCGCTCGCCGAGATCCGTAAGCAAACCACCGCGAACCTATCGGTCGATCTGCAAGAGAACTATCGGCTTGCTGAGTTGGTGGCGCCGCACGTCGATAAGCTGCGTTACAACCCGGGGCACCTCTACCACCACGAGCGCGACAAGCCGTGGCAAGAAAAGGTCGCTTACCTTATCGGCGTCGCGCGAGACAACGACTGCGCGATCCGCGTCGGCGTCAACTGCGGCAGCGTCGATCCGGCGAAGAAGGCGAAGTACGCGCCGGAGGATTCGATCGGCCCAATGCTCGAGTCGGCGCTCGATCACTGCGCGTACCTCGACGAGCTCGGCTTCACGCGCTACTGCGTGTCGCTGAAGGACTCGGACCCGAAGCTCGTCGTCGAGGTCAACACACGCTTCGCCGAAGCCCGGCCCGACGTTCCGATCCACCTGGGCGTCACCGAGGCGGGCATCCCGCCCGAGGGCGTCATCAAGACGCGCATCGCCTTCGAGCAGCTGATCTCCAAAGGGATCGGCGACACGCTGCGGGTGTCGCTTACGGTCCCCAATCATCGCAAGCGAGAAGAGATCGAAGCGGGTCGCTCGATCGTCGCCGACATCTACGCCGGCCGCGTCCGCAGCGTCGTCGACTACGGCCTGCCGACGATGAACATCATCAGTTGCCCCAGTTGCAGCCGCGTCGAGAACGAGGCGTTCGTCGAGCTGGCCGAGAAGGTCAAGGAGATGACGCGCTACGCCAAAGACCACGCGATCACGATCGCCGTTATGGGCTGCCGCGTGAACGGCCCCGGCGAGACCGACGACGCCGACCTCGGCCTCTGGTGCGGACCGAACTTCGTGAACCTCAAGCGCGGCGAAGAGGAACTGGGCCGGTTTGGGTACGACGAAATCTTGCCGCGGCTGAAGAGCGAACTCGATGCGCTGATCGCGGCGGGCTTTTGA
- a CDS encoding preprotein translocase subunit SecA: protein MKTIPQGVARKIQMLTGGPVKRRLAQWASCLEPINRLGPEYEKLSDYDLRKESLSLRYRARSGEPLDRLLVEAFALVREAGRRTKNMRHFEVQLLGGAAAHYGSIIEMQTGEGKTLTATLPTYLAALEGKGAHMATVNDYLAARDAELMEPVYNALGMSIGVIQSQMPQAERQKAYACDITYGTANEMGFDFLRDRLLKRRISEGARDLFGEMLTGGASGGAGEKPVQRDLHFMLVDEADSILIDEARTPLIISALPGEAEEIAAEAYQWAAQQAAADPPQFIDDEHYEYDHKDKQVSLTLAGRRLVRELPKPPAMDRVALAEIYEYVERAIKVKREMFLNRHYIVRDGEIVIVDEFSGRLAEGRKWRAGIHQAIEAQEGVEITFATNQAARITIQDMFLRYHRLAGMTGTASSSAPELRKIYKVHVLPIPTNRPPIRKQLPTLVYGTADAKWRAMVEEIKQIHATGRPVLIGTRSIDKSEVLSVLLKEAGIEHTVLNAKHIAKEAEIVSAAGGQGRVTVATNMAGRGTDIKLGPGVHDLGGLHVICSELHESRRIDRQLIGRCGRQGDPGSYRQFLSLDDEILLQGFGPRRYKRLVERGKSTGDASLRGLESVFTRAQDRVERRQFRDRKVLLYHEKERQKMQRAMSQDPYLDSPG from the coding sequence TTGAAAACGATCCCGCAAGGCGTCGCCCGCAAGATCCAGATGCTCACCGGCGGCCCGGTGAAGCGGCGGCTCGCGCAGTGGGCCTCGTGCCTCGAGCCGATCAATCGCCTCGGGCCCGAGTACGAGAAGCTCAGCGACTACGACCTACGCAAGGAGAGCCTCTCGCTCCGTTACCGCGCCCGCAGCGGCGAGCCGCTCGATCGGCTGCTGGTGGAGGCCTTCGCCCTCGTGCGCGAAGCGGGCCGACGCACGAAGAACATGCGGCACTTCGAGGTTCAGCTGCTGGGCGGCGCCGCGGCGCATTACGGGTCGATCATCGAGATGCAGACCGGCGAGGGCAAAACCCTCACCGCCACCCTGCCGACGTACCTGGCCGCGCTCGAAGGCAAGGGCGCGCACATGGCGACGGTCAACGACTATCTCGCCGCCCGCGACGCCGAGCTGATGGAGCCCGTCTACAACGCGCTGGGCATGTCGATCGGCGTCATCCAGTCGCAGATGCCCCAGGCCGAGCGGCAGAAGGCCTACGCCTGCGACATCACTTACGGCACCGCCAACGAGATGGGGTTCGACTTCTTGCGGGATCGGCTGCTGAAACGGCGGATCAGCGAGGGCGCGCGGGACCTCTTCGGCGAGATGCTCACCGGTGGCGCCAGCGGCGGCGCGGGCGAGAAGCCCGTGCAACGCGACCTGCACTTCATGCTCGTGGACGAGGCGGACAGCATCCTCATCGACGAAGCGCGGACGCCGCTCATCATTAGCGCGCTGCCCGGCGAAGCCGAGGAGATCGCCGCCGAGGCGTACCAGTGGGCCGCGCAGCAAGCCGCCGCCGATCCGCCACAGTTCATCGATGACGAGCACTACGAGTACGACCACAAAGACAAGCAGGTCAGCCTCACGCTCGCCGGCAGGCGGCTTGTCCGCGAACTGCCCAAGCCCCCGGCGATGGACCGGGTTGCGCTAGCGGAAATCTACGAGTACGTCGAGCGCGCCATCAAGGTGAAGCGTGAGATGTTCCTCAATCGCCATTACATCGTCCGTGATGGTGAGATCGTCATCGTCGATGAGTTCTCCGGCCGCCTCGCCGAGGGCCGCAAGTGGCGCGCTGGCATCCACCAAGCCATCGAGGCCCAGGAGGGCGTCGAGATCACCTTTGCCACCAACCAAGCGGCGCGGATCACGATCCAAGACATGTTCCTCCGCTACCACCGTCTGGCGGGTATGACGGGCACGGCGAGCTCGAGCGCGCCCGAGTTACGGAAGATCTACAAGGTCCACGTCCTCCCGATCCCCACCAACCGCCCACCGATCCGCAAGCAGTTGCCAACGCTCGTCTACGGCACGGCCGATGCGAAGTGGCGGGCCATGGTCGAGGAGATCAAACAGATTCACGCCACGGGCCGACCGGTGTTGATCGGCACCCGCTCGATCGACAAGAGTGAGGTCCTTTCGGTCCTGCTCAAGGAAGCGGGCATTGAGCACACCGTGCTCAACGCCAAGCACATCGCCAAAGAGGCCGAGATCGTTTCCGCCGCCGGCGGGCAGGGACGCGTCACGGTCGCGACGAACATGGCGGGGCGCGGCACCGACATCAAGCTCGGCCCGGGCGTTCACGACCTCGGGGGCCTGCACGTCATTTGCTCCGAGTTGCACGAGTCGCGCCGCATCGACCGCCAGTTGATCGGCCGCTGTGGACGCCAGGGGGACCCCGGCAGCTACCGTCAGTTTCTTTCTCTCGACGACGAGATCCTGCTGCAAGGCTTCGGGCCGCGGAGATACAAACGCCTCGTCGAACGTGGCAAGTCGACCGGCGACGCGTCGCTTCGCGGGCTCGAAAGCGTCTTCACCCGCGCCCAAGACCGCGTCGAGCGCCGTCAATTCCGTGATCGCAAAGTGCTGCTGTATCACGAGAAGGAACGGCAGAAGATGCAAAGAGCCATGAGCCAAGACCCCTACCTGGATTCACCAGGTTAA
- the ndk gene encoding nucleoside-diphosphate kinase, translating to MQRTLILLKPDCFQRRLMGEIISRFEKKGLNFVAMKLIQITPELSKQHYAEHVEKGWYPTLESFITSGPVLAGVLEGLEAIQVVRDMLGATSGLKAAPGTIRGDFSSSRQMNLVHGSDGEEAAKREIALYFKPEEIVANTPTVAPWLRASDEA from the coding sequence ATGCAACGCACGCTGATCCTGCTCAAGCCCGACTGCTTCCAACGCCGCTTGATGGGCGAGATCATCTCCCGCTTCGAAAAGAAGGGCCTCAACTTCGTGGCGATGAAGCTGATCCAGATCACGCCCGAGCTGTCGAAGCAGCACTACGCCGAGCACGTCGAGAAGGGCTGGTACCCCACGCTCGAGTCGTTCATCACCAGCGGTCCAGTGCTAGCTGGCGTGCTCGAGGGCCTGGAAGCGATCCAGGTCGTCCGCGACATGCTCGGCGCCACTAGCGGCCTCAAGGCGGCGCCCGGGACGATCCGCGGCGACTTCAGCAGCAGCCGCCAGATGAACCTAGTGCACGGCTCGGACGGCGAAGAGGCCGCGAAGCGCGAGATCGCCCTGTACTTCAAGCCCGAAGAGATCGTCGCGAACACGCCAACGGTCGCCCCGTGGCTCCGCGCGAGTGATGAGGCTTGA
- a CDS encoding chemotaxis protein CheX yields the protein MVAAPVAPPVATNDLPIDFNRELFNAVVDAVPKALAMCGAKASCVGVSRMPSKQYGDLTGLIGAHGRVSGFIAVNMSKRLALHVVDGLLGERHPDLTPQVIDSAGEVTNIIVGGIKSSLSRGEWAFTNITVPSVVVGDGYQVAFATGLELLEVCFEVENPEAIMASDRLLHVTLSLLKL from the coding sequence ATGGTTGCCGCTCCCGTTGCACCGCCGGTCGCTACGAACGACCTGCCGATCGATTTCAACCGCGAGCTATTCAACGCCGTCGTGGACGCGGTCCCCAAGGCGCTGGCTATGTGCGGCGCCAAGGCCAGCTGCGTCGGCGTATCGCGGATGCCCTCCAAGCAGTACGGCGATCTGACCGGCCTGATCGGCGCGCACGGCCGCGTTTCGGGCTTTATCGCGGTGAACATGTCCAAGCGGCTCGCCCTGCACGTCGTCGATGGCCTGCTCGGAGAGCGGCATCCCGACCTCACGCCGCAGGTGATCGACAGCGCCGGCGAGGTGACGAACATCATCGTCGGCGGAATCAAGTCGTCCCTCTCACGCGGCGAGTGGGCGTTCACGAACATCACGGTCCCCAGCGTCGTCGTCGGCGACGGCTACCAAGTCGCCTTCGCGACGGGGCTGGAGTTGCTCGAGGTCTGCTTCGAGGTCGAGAACCCCGAAGCGATCATGGCAAGCGACCGCTTGCTGCACGTGACGCTATCGCTGCTGAAGCTTTGA
- a CDS encoding lysophospholipid acyltransferase family protein: protein MRTAIDYAAYLCLRGTIALVQALPLSICERGAEALAWLMHDVLRLRRRVVENNLAIAFPNWSDAQRERTMKQMWRHLFLMVAEIAHTPRKVHRTTWRDWIELDRDDLILQTVLADGPKVVISAHYGNFELGGYVLGVFGLPTHTIARTLDNRFVDRYVNEFRGRTGQFILPKTGSRDDVERVLSGGGVLTLLGDQHAGPKGCWVDFFGKPASTHKAVSLFTLSYAAPTVVVGVQRRGDAALKYRISGVDAVDPRAEGFELGTTPLLTEWFTRRLEEVIRREPAQYWWVHRRWKGEPPSRRKATSKDKTEPQAV, encoded by the coding sequence ATGCGAACCGCGATCGACTACGCCGCCTACCTGTGCCTCCGCGGGACGATCGCCCTCGTGCAGGCCCTGCCGCTGAGCATCTGCGAACGCGGGGCCGAGGCGCTGGCGTGGCTGATGCACGACGTGCTGCGGCTGCGCCGCCGGGTTGTCGAAAACAACTTAGCGATCGCGTTCCCCAATTGGTCTGACGCTCAGCGAGAGCGGACCATGAAGCAAATGTGGCGGCACCTGTTCTTGATGGTCGCAGAGATCGCCCACACGCCGCGAAAGGTCCACCGCACCACTTGGCGCGACTGGATCGAACTCGACCGCGACGACCTGATTCTCCAGACCGTCCTCGCCGACGGCCCGAAGGTCGTGATCTCGGCACACTACGGTAACTTCGAGCTGGGAGGCTACGTCCTGGGCGTCTTCGGGCTGCCGACGCACACCATCGCCCGGACGCTCGATAACCGCTTTGTCGACCGGTACGTCAACGAGTTCCGTGGCCGCACCGGACAGTTCATCCTGCCGAAGACGGGGAGCCGCGATGACGTCGAGCGGGTGCTCTCGGGCGGCGGCGTGCTGACGCTGCTCGGCGACCAGCACGCCGGGCCGAAAGGTTGTTGGGTCGATTTCTTCGGCAAGCCGGCTTCGACGCACAAGGCGGTGTCGCTGTTCACGCTTTCGTACGCGGCGCCGACGGTGGTGGTGGGCGTCCAGCGACGCGGCGACGCAGCTCTCAAGTACCGCATCAGCGGCGTCGATGCGGTTGATCCACGGGCCGAGGGTTTCGAACTGGGGACCACGCCGCTGCTGACCGAGTGGTTTACGCGGCGGCTGGAAGAGGTGATCCGTCGGGAGCCGGCCCAGTACTGGTGGGTGCATCGGCGCTGGAAAGGAGAGCCGCCGTCTCGGAGGAAGGCCACCTCCAAGGATAAGACTGAGCCGCAAGCGGTGTAG
- a CDS encoding Rieske (2Fe-2S) protein, producing MPNTDWLPAAELADVPPGTAAEAVVGDAIVALVNVNGDIHALDGMCAHQGGPLGRGKLEGCTLTCPWHGWQYDAMTGQQLLSQHIRQRRYPVRIEGGTILVRLSDG from the coding sequence ATGCCGAACACGGATTGGCTACCCGCCGCCGAACTCGCCGACGTGCCGCCCGGCACGGCTGCGGAAGCCGTTGTCGGCGACGCGATTGTCGCCCTCGTGAACGTTAATGGCGATATCCATGCCCTGGATGGCATGTGCGCCCACCAAGGGGGGCCGCTGGGACGCGGGAAGCTCGAGGGCTGTACGCTGACTTGCCCCTGGCACGGCTGGCAGTACGACGCCATGACCGGCCAGCAGCTCCTCAGCCAGCATATCCGCCAGCGGCGCTACCCGGTGCGGATCGAAGGGGGTACGATCTTGGTTCGGTTGAGCGACGGTTAA
- a CDS encoding GNAT family N-acetyltransferase, which yields MFEIRPFRNSDPPALAAIWQSQPLQRGLAQPINSAVLELCVFSKQMFDPEGLRVAARDGQPIGFIHAGFGPDERGEGPDTTLGTSHILMLQRGLEYDALADALIASSEEYQRSKGATVHYAGGIRPLDAFYLGLYGGSELPGILESDQRQLTHFLRNDYEEASRVVILQRDLARFRFGGPRETRQIKRDTSVEQTFMPPPRHWWEACVTGGQDRMRFALRDRGTGAEIAHVVFWDIEPLATSWGIPTVGMTDLWVDPIYRRRKAATHLLNEALKLVQRRGASMVEAQTMAENEGALALYKSVGFTAIDNGLVLRRRPRA from the coding sequence GTGTTCGAGATCCGGCCCTTCCGCAACTCGGACCCGCCAGCCCTGGCTGCTATTTGGCAGAGCCAGCCCTTGCAGCGTGGGCTGGCCCAACCGATCAATTCGGCGGTGCTTGAGCTGTGCGTCTTCTCGAAGCAAATGTTCGATCCGGAAGGCCTCCGCGTCGCGGCTCGGGACGGGCAACCGATCGGTTTCATCCACGCCGGCTTCGGCCCGGACGAACGCGGCGAAGGCCCTGACACGACGCTCGGGACCTCGCACATCCTGATGCTACAACGGGGGCTCGAATACGACGCCCTGGCGGACGCCCTCATCGCCAGCAGCGAGGAGTACCAACGCTCCAAGGGCGCTACGGTCCACTACGCCGGCGGCATCCGTCCGCTCGACGCCTTCTACCTGGGGCTTTACGGCGGGAGCGAACTGCCGGGCATCCTGGAATCGGACCAGAGGCAACTCACCCACTTCCTGCGCAACGACTACGAAGAAGCCAGCCGTGTCGTGATCTTGCAACGCGACTTGGCCCGCTTCCGTTTTGGCGGCCCGCGGGAGACGCGGCAGATCAAGCGCGACACTTCGGTCGAGCAAACCTTCATGCCGCCGCCCCGGCACTGGTGGGAGGCCTGTGTCACCGGCGGGCAGGACCGGATGCGTTTCGCCCTCCGCGACCGTGGGACCGGCGCCGAGATCGCTCACGTTGTCTTCTGGGACATCGAGCCGCTGGCGACGAGTTGGGGCATCCCTACCGTCGGCATGACCGACCTGTGGGTCGATCCCATCTACCGCCGCCGTAAGGCGGCGACCCACCTCCTCAACGAGGCCCTGAAGCTCGTTCAGCGACGCGGCGCGTCCATGGTCGAGGCTCAAACCATGGCCGAGAACGAGGGCGCCCTGGCCCTCTACAAGTCGGTCGGATTCACCGCGATCGACAACGGCCTGGTGCTGCGTCGTCGGCCGAGAGCCTGA
- a CDS encoding type III PLP-dependent enzyme, translated as MDAPVSEPTPACAVLDSPSTDAALMHPSAKLEAFLANSSHLQTPFVVVDTDVVAQRYDALQAALPMADLFYAVKANPGRPVLDTLIARGSFFDVASVGEIDLCLNAGVTPDRISYGNTIKKRGHVEYAYDQGVRLFAFDAEPELDKLSQAAPEATVFCRVLCDGKGAEWPLSRKFGCDPDEAERLLHLAADRGLKVGVSFHVGSQQGNVEAWDAALEIAARLARSLMGRTEPVRLDVVNVGGGFPGIYQREMPSIEKYGEAIAASLARHFGPLYGDYLPRIIAEPGRYLVADAGVLRTEVVLVSRKHEMDEKRWVYLDCGKFSGLAETMEEAIRYRFRTPHDEAVENGAPTGAVIIAGPSCDSADVLYEKTDYRMPIALAEGDFIDIISTGAYTTTYSSVGFNGFAPLKDYYI; from the coding sequence ATGGATGCGCCCGTAAGCGAGCCGACGCCAGCCTGTGCTGTGCTAGACTCTCCTTCGACGGACGCCGCGCTGATGCACCCGAGTGCGAAGCTCGAGGCGTTCCTGGCCAACAGCAGCCACCTGCAGACCCCTTTCGTGGTGGTCGATACCGACGTCGTCGCCCAGCGTTACGACGCCCTCCAGGCCGCCCTGCCAATGGCGGACCTGTTCTACGCCGTGAAGGCGAACCCCGGCCGGCCGGTCCTCGACACACTGATCGCGCGCGGCTCGTTCTTCGACGTCGCGTCGGTCGGTGAGATCGACCTATGCCTGAATGCCGGCGTCACGCCCGATCGGATCAGCTACGGCAACACGATCAAGAAGCGGGGCCACGTCGAGTACGCCTACGACCAGGGCGTCCGGCTGTTCGCTTTTGACGCCGAGCCCGAGCTGGACAAGCTGTCGCAAGCCGCCCCCGAGGCGACCGTCTTCTGCCGCGTCTTGTGTGACGGCAAGGGCGCCGAGTGGCCACTGAGCCGCAAGTTCGGCTGCGACCCGGATGAGGCCGAGCGCCTGCTTCACCTGGCCGCCGACCGCGGCCTTAAGGTGGGCGTCTCGTTCCACGTCGGCAGCCAGCAGGGCAATGTCGAGGCTTGGGACGCCGCCCTCGAGATCGCCGCCCGCTTGGCGCGTTCGCTGATGGGCCGTACCGAGCCGGTCCGCCTCGACGTGGTGAACGTCGGCGGCGGGTTCCCCGGCATCTACCAGCGCGAAATGCCGTCGATCGAGAAGTACGGCGAAGCGATCGCCGCTTCGCTCGCCCGCCACTTCGGGCCGCTCTACGGGGACTACCTGCCCCGCATCATCGCCGAGCCGGGCCGCTATCTGGTGGCCGACGCCGGCGTGCTCCGCACCGAGGTGGTGCTCGTCTCGCGCAAGCACGAGATGGACGAGAAGCGTTGGGTCTACCTCGACTGCGGCAAATTCAGCGGCCTCGCCGAGACGATGGAAGAGGCGATCCGCTACCGGTTCCGCACCCCCCACGACGAGGCAGTCGAGAACGGCGCCCCCACTGGCGCGGTGATCATCGCCGGCCCATCGTGCGACTCGGCCGACGTGCTCTACGAGAAGACCGACTACCGGATGCCGATCGCCCTGGCCGAAGGGGACTTCATCGACATCATCTCGACGGGCGCCTACACGACGACCTACTCGAGCGTCGGCTTCAACGGCTTCGCTCCGTTGAAGGATTACTACATCTGA
- a CDS encoding DUF6268 family outer membrane beta-barrel protein produces MLRLGSLVLAAVCSMGGAGTAAQDLPKRLPASPTDETRWASDSDSQPEYRLAQSTEAIGMPAVAQPPIEAVEAPAAPTQRGIFQGVELNAGWMPRLESDGLGHTNLSAAVSFGVPPFVFGTPVLITPRAGLHLFDGPSTIDAPSSVNDFELSFATFKKFNERWSFRGSFSTGLYGDDYSLDDSDALRFSGFAAAVYQASEEWQWLFGAAYLNRDDLSVIPVAGFIRDCGDVRYELMMPRPRVVWRLPQDEAGAERAVYLAGDLGGGAWAVQRPDGTTDTLNLSSWGVGIGYETKAGPGSLLAGKRRYELAYVFGRSIEYQNTGEDVSLDDSLVARVGWSY; encoded by the coding sequence ATGCTGCGTCTAGGCTCGTTGGTGCTAGCGGCAGTCTGCTCGATGGGCGGCGCCGGCACTGCTGCGCAGGACTTGCCCAAGCGGCTGCCGGCTTCGCCGACGGATGAGACCCGGTGGGCGAGCGACAGCGACTCGCAGCCCGAGTATCGATTGGCGCAGAGCACCGAGGCGATCGGCATGCCCGCGGTCGCCCAGCCCCCGATCGAAGCCGTCGAGGCGCCGGCGGCGCCAACGCAGCGTGGAATCTTCCAGGGCGTCGAACTCAACGCCGGCTGGATGCCACGGCTCGAGAGCGACGGTCTCGGTCACACGAACCTGTCCGCGGCGGTGAGCTTTGGCGTGCCGCCGTTCGTCTTCGGCACGCCGGTGTTGATCACGCCCCGAGCCGGGCTGCACCTCTTCGACGGGCCCAGCACGATCGACGCCCCATCGAGCGTGAACGACTTCGAACTGTCGTTCGCAACCTTTAAGAAGTTCAACGAGCGCTGGAGCTTCCGAGGCAGCTTCAGCACCGGCCTCTATGGCGACGATTACAGCCTCGACGACAGCGACGCCTTGCGCTTCAGCGGCTTCGCCGCGGCGGTCTACCAAGCGTCTGAAGAGTGGCAGTGGTTGTTCGGCGCCGCGTATCTGAACCGCGACGACCTGTCGGTCATCCCCGTGGCGGGCTTCATCCGCGACTGCGGCGACGTCCGCTACGAACTGATGATGCCCCGGCCGCGGGTCGTCTGGCGGTTGCCTCAGGACGAGGCGGGCGCCGAGCGAGCGGTCTACCTCGCCGGCGACCTCGGGGGCGGCGCCTGGGCCGTCCAGCGCCCCGACGGCACGACCGACACGCTCAATCTGTCGAGCTGGGGCGTCGGCATCGGCTACGAAACCAAAGCCGGCCCCGGCAGCCTGCTCGCCGGCAAACGCCGTTATGAATTGGCGTACGTCTTCGGCCGCAGCATCGAGTACCAGAACACCGGCGAAGACGTGTCGCTGGATGACTCGCTGGTGGCTCGCGTCGGGTGGTCTTACTGA
- a CDS encoding P-loop NTPase family protein has protein sequence MNASPATTATPPSRDANPFATCWTRPGALPWRGDIDAVVERLHRCEWRGQVVGPHGSGKSTLILSLIEPLREAGKRPVIVDVLTDDDPQGDTLLVEAFERLPRREQRRRLAQWRESGLGYVVTTHRPLRSWLAPLPVVADAAPDESVVAALYGQLIERRSTPVTLGDALASFASHDGDLRETWFDLYSLHESRRRRTLPPVVAYSERKPAPQDRGATLL, from the coding sequence ATGAATGCCTCCCCTGCAACCACCGCTACTCCGCCCTCGCGCGACGCGAACCCGTTCGCGACGTGCTGGACCCGCCCGGGCGCCCTGCCCTGGCGTGGCGATATCGACGCGGTGGTTGAACGACTGCATCGCTGCGAATGGCGAGGCCAGGTTGTTGGGCCACATGGATCGGGCAAGTCAACGCTAATCCTTTCGCTTATCGAGCCACTCCGCGAAGCCGGCAAGCGGCCGGTGATCGTCGATGTTCTGACGGATGACGATCCACAAGGCGACACGCTGCTTGTCGAGGCATTCGAACGCCTGCCACGTCGCGAACAGCGACGGCGCCTAGCGCAGTGGCGTGAGTCGGGCCTCGGGTATGTCGTCACGACGCATCGTCCCCTGCGCAGCTGGTTGGCTCCGCTCCCCGTAGTCGCCGACGCGGCGCCCGACGAATCCGTTGTCGCTGCGTTATACGGACAGCTAATCGAACGTCGCTCGACACCCGTGACGCTGGGTGATGCGCTGGCGAGCTTTGCTAGCCACGATGGCGACCTGCGCGAGACGTGGTTCGACCTCTACTCGCTGCACGAAAGCCGGAGGCGGCGAACCTTGCCGCCGGTCGTTGCGTACTCGGAGCGGAAACCGGCGCCGCAAGACCGCGGCGCGACGCTTCTCTGA